The Aneurinibacillus uraniidurans genome segment TTGATGAAGTGAGCGCACGCTTCGGTGAGTTTGGTTCATTTATCATCGGCAATCGCCTGACGAATGAGCGCCTGCCAGAGTATCTTTCTATGTAAGTCCTATAAAGAAAGGAGCGGTCTTAGAAATCGTGTGTAACGATTGAGACCGCTTCTTTTTTTATCTGGGCGGGCATTTTCTAACGTGTAGTAGAGATGCAGAAAAGGAAGTTCCTCAGAACCTATCGTGACATAGCCTCTGCTATGCTAGGGTATTCCTTAAACGTAAGTCCGGCAGGTAGAGGAATCGTAAATGTTTTGTTCGAAAACTTCGGATTTACCTCAAACTTTGTAGCAATTTGTAAGACATTATTTGGAGATGTTTGTTTTACCCAAATTCCTGTGGCTGTATCAATCCAGATATCACCCGCTGGCATTCCCTCATAAGTAGAAGTAAAATGATAAGCCATACGACCGTTGATTTTTTCTTGGTTTTCATAGACGTACGTGGTTCCGTGTTTACTTGCTTCTTCTAGTCCGTCTATATCTCTAATAAACGTGAATGTTTTCGTATCTTTCACTTTTATAGCTTTTTTATTTAATGGTAGATACGGGGTATACGCATAAAACCATTGTTTATCATACAAATTGTAAAGGGTAGAACCTTGATTTATCCGCTTTTCTCCTGTTGGACTGGTTACGACCTGGCTCATCATTTGGGATTTGAGTAGCACCTTGGATTGCTTCACATCTGCCCAGTATTCATTTATGCTTTCAAGTTCATTTTTCGGATTATATACTTTGTATTCAACGTAATAGGATGACGGGAGCGGGATTTTCTTTAATGTTTTTATAATATCTTGAGTTGATTGTGTAGATTGTTGTTTGGAGAGAGCTGGTGATTTGTCTTCGGCTAATGCAAGAGGAGATGAAACAAGACCAAGCAAAATTGTGGCTGTTAAAACGGACGTAAGTTTTTTCTTCATGATAAAACCTCCTAATGATTTGTAACACCATTTATTTCAACAGGTAAATATCTATTTTATAGTTACTTTTACATATATTACAAAAAATTAAGAAGTACGTATCAGAGGATTCTGTTCAGGAGTAAGGCAGAGGATCAGGCATTAACGGTTGCGTGTAGGGACGCTCAATTCGGCATTCAGTTTTGCTATAATTAAATAAAAGAGGCTGGGGACAATCGTCCTCAGCCTCTTAGTACATAACGGGATAGTATCTGATTACTGATACAGCAAATAGTTCTTGCGTTCTTCTTTAAACTTCTTCAATCCTGGTGCATACTTTGCCTCGATTTGCTGCGGTGTTAGTCCTTGCAACAAGTACTGACCAATCTTATCCGTACCCATGATCTTATCAAACATTACAATTTCCTTGCCGCTGCGTGGTACTTTGAAATTGTTTAACTTGTGTGCATACGCAAGCGCATAAATACCAGTGCGTGCCGGATTGAATGTGTGATAGTTCGTGATGTTTAAACGTACACCGCCTGAGCTGCCACGCTTTTCAGCTATGAACGTTACACCTGGTAGTTTCGCACCGTTCATCAATGCCGCATATTTTTTCGAATCAATGCCTTTGCCACCAATCCAAGTGAATGGACCATCCTGGAATATCCCCGTTCCCTCACCGAGACCAGTTGCATTATAACCAAATACAGACTGCATGTTTGGCATAAGCGGTGAACTTTGTACCCATTTCAGCCCCGTATCCTGGAAGATCATATTGCGCGTATAGCCTTCCATCGGTACGACAGATAGATTCGCTTTAATTTTCCGGTTAAAGAAGTAAGCGAGTTCTCCTGCGGTCATGCCGTGTGTCATCGGCAGGTTGTCTACCCCGACGAATGTTTTGAATTTATCTTC includes the following:
- a CDS encoding DUF1343 domain-containing protein, with the translated sequence MKKWLSVLTALIVLLIGMILPASASVAPQAPDTSSFKLGDDILLEKYSHLIDGKRIGLITNQTGVNSKGVSMIDVLASYPGASLTALYSPEHGLDGKAKAGAYVTSYTHPTLKIPVYSLYGTTRMPTPAMLKNVDVLVFDMQDIGARSYTFMSTMNYCMVAAQKAGIPIVILDRPNPLGGTIVDGPVLEDKFKTFVGVDNLPMTHGMTAGELAYFFNRKIKANLSVVPMEGYTRNMIFQDTGLKWVQSSPLMPNMQSVFGYNATGLGEGTGIFQDGPFTWIGGKGIDSKKYAALMNGAKLPGVTFIAEKRGSSGGVRLNITNYHTFNPARTGIYALAYAHKLNNFKVPRSGKEIVMFDKIMGTDKIGQYLLQGLTPQQIEAKYAPGLKKFKEERKNYLLYQ